The proteins below are encoded in one region of Alistipes indistinctus YIT 12060:
- a CDS encoding OmpA family protein, with amino-acid sequence MEGAELSLEAVKITPCSEGDPSGQTIAENLIILPVEVRTAPVPVAKRSEPEVRDTVPDAAGLFAEELMREYPYMAFYNRQEFTEMTDGRILYADDMQRAAAIYFPQAYQIMPDYRDNGRVLSEVAAALAKLRESRDFMLKSIVVAGFASPDGDFAANDRMAWRRAVSIKRYLMTEFGIPAEKIYLYNGSEDWPGLRMLIEKSELEGKQALLGIFNHTPVADTAGHKLLLHEIKGVANGVPYRYISDHYFPLLRRGGILKIFFEEKQ; translated from the coding sequence ATGGAAGGTGCCGAATTGAGCCTGGAGGCGGTCAAGATAACCCCGTGTTCGGAGGGTGATCCTTCTGGGCAGACGATTGCTGAAAACCTGATTATTCTGCCGGTTGAGGTCCGAACTGCCCCGGTTCCGGTCGCAAAAAGATCGGAACCCGAAGTCCGGGATACGGTGCCTGACGCTGCCGGTCTTTTTGCGGAAGAGCTCATGCGGGAGTATCCGTATATGGCCTTTTACAACCGGCAGGAGTTTACGGAAATGACCGATGGTCGTATCCTTTATGCGGACGACATGCAGCGTGCCGCGGCCATCTATTTTCCACAGGCTTATCAGATAATGCCGGATTATCGGGATAACGGCAGAGTCCTTTCGGAAGTAGCCGCTGCTTTAGCGAAGTTGCGGGAATCGCGTGATTTTATGCTGAAGTCGATTGTTGTGGCAGGTTTTGCTTCGCCTGACGGCGATTTTGCCGCAAACGACCGTATGGCATGGCGGCGCGCGGTGTCAATCAAACGTTACCTGATGACCGAATTCGGTATTCCTGCGGAAAAAATATACCTGTACAACGGTTCTGAAGACTGGCCTGGATTACGTATGCTGATCGAAAAATCCGAATTGGAAGGAAAGCAGGCACTGCTCGGGATTTTCAACCATACACCTGTTGCGGACACAGCCGGGCACAAGCTTTTGCTTCATGAAATAAAAGGTGTGGCAAACGGAGTTCCGTATCGGTACATTAGCGATCACTATTTTCCGCTGCTTCGTCGCGGTGGGATTCTCAAAATATTTTTCGAAGAGAAACAATAA
- a CDS encoding RteC domain-containing protein has translation MKNAQTFCNKMIGLTSLPNQERITAVFNRLICDYYSHERNAIQQLRTIRQTRIRFSLAVGNYEITSRQADYVLKLLKAEEELLLMVIPKGMDRNVAPAGNVAAHWTGTVSELTELIYGLYLAGCIDGGQCDIKEIVRIFEQMFHIKLPHIYNRFIAIRNRKNERAVFLKKLYDALIRKMDELDR, from the coding sequence ATGAAAAATGCCCAAACTTTTTGTAACAAGATGATCGGTTTGACCTCTTTGCCGAACCAGGAACGAATTACGGCGGTTTTTAACCGGTTAATCTGCGATTATTACTCGCACGAACGGAATGCGATACAACAACTGCGCACCATCCGCCAGACGCGAATCAGGTTTTCTTTGGCGGTAGGTAATTACGAAATTACTTCCAGACAGGCCGACTATGTGCTGAAATTGTTGAAAGCGGAAGAGGAACTGTTGTTGATGGTTATTCCCAAAGGGATGGACCGGAATGTCGCACCGGCCGGGAACGTCGCTGCGCATTGGACCGGTACGGTCAGCGAACTGACCGAATTGATTTACGGGTTGTATCTGGCCGGTTGCATCGATGGAGGGCAATGCGATATTAAAGAGATTGTCCGGATTTTTGAACAGATGTTCCACATCAAACTTCCCCATATTTACAACCGGTTTATAGCGATCCGCAACCGTAAAAACGAGCGGGCTGTTTTTCTCAAAAAGCTGTATGATGCGCTGATCCGGAAAATGGATGAACTGGACCGCTAA
- a CDS encoding FecR family protein — protein MSNDSQKIIQEIIDLYLAQEHVDGQSAERFRAWFANDLHREEKDAALAKAFDRTVRFDPDPDDKVRASYRELMGVVAHRRVRDPEPRKRRRPLYRRMGFRIAAVVIPALVVAASALYLRNLRVHDRFELTRLSDVIESVGSGEQKHLMLPDGSQVWLNSNSSVGYCENFMSQRIVYLDGGAYFIVNASRERPFTVKARNLTAVATGTQFDVQDYRDSTTSGIVLTEGLLDVSCGKRVYHLDPHMQIRIDNKSEHAVLRDVVEDQLPRWMSQLRFEEIPLEHALHVISKYFGVTIDMSGEALPDGKFTAVFEQDPSLDKVLFTLQNTTPQFNYEIDGNTVRITKK, from the coding sequence ATGAGCAATGATTCTCAAAAAATAATTCAGGAGATAATCGATCTGTATCTTGCCCAGGAGCATGTCGACGGGCAGTCGGCGGAACGGTTTCGGGCTTGGTTTGCCAATGACCTTCACCGGGAGGAGAAGGATGCGGCGTTGGCAAAGGCGTTTGACAGGACAGTACGTTTCGATCCCGATCCGGATGATAAAGTCCGTGCATCGTACCGGGAATTGATGGGTGTTGTCGCGCATCGCCGGGTGCGTGATCCGGAACCGCGAAAACGGAGGAGACCGTTGTACAGGAGAATGGGTTTTCGTATTGCTGCCGTCGTGATCCCTGCACTTGTCGTTGCGGCTTCAGCGTTGTATCTGCGGAACCTGCGGGTTCACGACCGCTTTGAACTGACCCGTTTGTCCGATGTGATAGAATCGGTGGGCAGCGGGGAACAAAAGCACCTTATGCTGCCCGATGGCTCCCAGGTGTGGTTGAACAGCAACAGCAGCGTGGGCTATTGCGAGAACTTTATGTCGCAACGCATAGTATACCTGGACGGAGGAGCGTATTTCATCGTGAATGCTTCCCGGGAGCGTCCTTTTACGGTTAAAGCGAGGAATTTGACGGCCGTGGCGACAGGAACTCAATTTGACGTGCAGGATTACCGGGATAGTACCACCAGCGGAATCGTACTGACCGAGGGTTTGCTCGATGTCTCCTGCGGGAAAAGAGTTTACCATCTGGATCCGCATATGCAAATCCGGATAGACAACAAGTCGGAGCATGCGGTACTGCGGGATGTCGTGGAGGATCAGCTGCCCCGTTGGATGTCACAGTTAAGGTTCGAGGAGATACCGCTCGAACATGCCCTGCACGTTATATCCAAATATTTCGGGGTGACGATCGATATGTCCGGGGAGGCGCTGCCCGACGGAAAATTTACGGCTGTTTTCGAACAGGATCCCTCTCTGGATAAAGTATTGTTTACATTACAGAATACCACTCCGCAATTCAATTATGAAATAGACGGAAATACGGTCCGGATTACAAAAAAATAA
- a CDS encoding RNA polymerase sigma-70 factor, whose translation MAVRRSESLFERATSRFETIDCEILLAYLSGMNRNTLVATSMSKDLASALPDQEELELNSRERPLESEVVTPELLEALRDGSHEAFQTVYVHYRGPIENFLYRLLRSREEAEEIVQNVFMVLWERRAELDPAKNIKTLLYTIARNAVINLFKRQKVFERYQQQRDPDDKEHLTAEDILIAQERELLIELTVKNMSSMRRKIFEMSRQQNLSHEEIAQHLEISKHNVANHLSQALKKIRHVLKAIIVFIH comes from the coding sequence TTGGCGGTACGCCGGAGCGAAAGCCTGTTTGAGCGGGCAACCTCCCGGTTTGAGACGATCGATTGTGAAATATTATTGGCATATTTGTCCGGAATGAATAGAAACACCCTTGTCGCAACAAGTATGAGTAAAGATTTAGCTTCGGCTCTTCCCGATCAGGAGGAGCTGGAATTAAACAGCCGGGAACGGCCTCTTGAAAGTGAGGTCGTGACTCCCGAATTGCTGGAAGCTCTCCGAGACGGAAGTCATGAGGCTTTTCAAACCGTCTATGTGCACTACCGGGGACCCATCGAAAATTTCCTGTACAGGCTGTTGCGGTCCCGTGAAGAGGCAGAGGAGATCGTACAGAATGTTTTTATGGTTCTCTGGGAAAGGCGGGCCGAACTCGATCCCGCTAAAAATATCAAAACCCTGCTTTACACGATTGCCCGCAATGCGGTCATTAATTTGTTCAAGCGTCAAAAAGTTTTTGAGCGGTATCAGCAGCAGCGTGATCCCGACGACAAAGAGCATTTGACGGCCGAGGATATCCTGATTGCTCAAGAGAGGGAGCTGCTGATCGAGCTGACTGTAAAAAACATGTCGTCGATGCGTCGGAAAATTTTTGAGATGAGCCGGCAGCAAAACCTTTCCCACGAAGAGATCGCCCAGCATCTTGAAATATCCAAACACAATGTAGCGAACCACCTGTCCCAGGCCCTGAAAAAGATCAGACACGTCCTGAAAGCGATCATCGTATTCATCCATTGA
- a CDS encoding DUF3575 domain-containing protein yields MLRHQLLCIQIIAVFFVYLLSFATLSAQEVRIVLSGTELPARDLFIQIERQTVYRFAYNSAVFDASQVINLPAAELSLREILDRVTEISRVTCLVHQDMVIIGPGKEEVPPPVIPPGIGRPPAVEDPETGDRYIATDIRSLSALSRPDRSLPLDKSEPVQVIQVVVEPESRDSVGDLIDARLPASHRMPVESYVAYKGLPKVAAKTNLVHWIATASPNLSVEFGLGRRTSVEVYAANNRWKSSQSLECNKKLDHWMVRPEFRYWLCERMNGHFFGANVSYWNYNVSGYKIFSLFEKGARYKGDAFGLGLTYGYHMAVLPRWGLEFCAGIGGAVLQYDRFDCDGSNEAAERATRFCFGPGRVGISLVFVIK; encoded by the coding sequence ATGCTCAGACACCAGCTTCTATGTATCCAGATCATTGCCGTTTTTTTTGTCTATTTGCTTTCTTTTGCGACTCTCTCAGCACAGGAAGTCCGAATCGTGCTTTCGGGTACCGAATTGCCGGCCCGCGACCTCTTCATCCAGATCGAGCGGCAGACCGTATACAGGTTTGCCTATAACAGTGCCGTATTCGATGCTTCGCAGGTGATCAATCTTCCCGCGGCGGAACTGTCCCTGCGGGAAATTCTCGACCGTGTCACGGAAATCTCCCGGGTTACCTGTCTCGTACATCAGGATATGGTTATCATCGGTCCGGGTAAAGAAGAGGTTCCGCCTCCGGTGATACCGCCGGGTATCGGTCGGCCACCAGCGGTTGAGGATCCGGAAACGGGAGACCGATATATAGCTACGGACATCCGTTCGTTAAGTGCCCTGTCCCGTCCCGACAGGTCGCTGCCTTTGGATAAATCCGAACCGGTACAAGTGATTCAAGTAGTCGTTGAGCCGGAATCCCGGGACAGCGTCGGAGACCTGATCGATGCCCGGCTGCCCGCTTCACACAGGATGCCGGTGGAATCTTACGTTGCATATAAAGGATTGCCTAAAGTCGCGGCCAAGACGAATCTGGTTCACTGGATTGCAACCGCTTCCCCAAATCTGAGCGTAGAGTTCGGATTGGGGCGTCGCACTTCGGTGGAAGTTTATGCGGCCAATAACCGGTGGAAAAGTTCGCAATCCCTCGAATGCAATAAAAAACTGGATCATTGGATGGTTCGTCCCGAGTTCCGGTATTGGTTGTGCGAACGGATGAACGGTCATTTTTTCGGTGCGAATGTCTCGTACTGGAATTACAATGTCAGCGGTTATAAAATCTTTTCATTGTTTGAGAAGGGGGCGCGCTATAAAGGGGATGCATTCGGGCTCGGGCTTACCTACGGATACCATATGGCCGTGTTGCCCCGCTGGGGGCTGGAGTTTTGTGCCGGGATCGGAGGTGCCGTATTGCAGTACGATAGGTTCGACTGCGACGGCAGCAACGAAGCGGCTGAACGTGCCACCCGGTTTTGTTTCGGGCCGGGCCGCGTCGGTATCAGCCTGGTGTTTGTGATTAAATGA
- a CDS encoding FimB/Mfa2 family fimbrial subunit codes for MKGFNYIITILLSALALSGCIRDDGSGLDCERTRISFTYYGDIPGRCRFLEKTDQVTLFVYNSDGKLVMTRTKSIGDLQGYKGINLNLPNGEYYLIAWTNLTDCTEIHDSGKLSDAVLGCRDYYAGNPVIEQENDRIYYAFKKITVVQSEFRDEEMQFTQAHIPLHIYITGAAAPTKADAPVEVDIANLHPQMGFDGTASSSLKSVYRAQLVHDAETGDYTSRINAYRFLNDNDVQLTLSSSGGTVRYKTVNLVDFMNEHSISVDDKDEVEIAIRFRFNNTSVDVTPWEEEDIDPTQK; via the coding sequence ATGAAAGGATTCAACTATATCATTACCATCCTATTGTCGGCATTGGCACTGTCGGGATGTATCCGCGATGACGGCTCCGGACTGGATTGCGAACGTACCCGTATCTCGTTCACCTATTACGGCGACATTCCGGGACGATGCCGTTTCCTGGAAAAAACCGACCAGGTAACCCTGTTCGTCTACAACAGCGACGGGAAACTCGTGATGACCCGGACAAAAAGTATCGGCGACCTGCAGGGATACAAGGGGATTAACCTGAACCTGCCCAACGGTGAGTATTACCTGATCGCCTGGACGAACCTGACCGACTGTACCGAAATACACGATTCGGGCAAGCTTTCCGACGCCGTGCTCGGTTGCCGGGATTATTACGCCGGGAATCCGGTCATCGAACAGGAAAACGACAGGATTTATTATGCCTTTAAAAAAATCACGGTCGTACAGAGCGAATTCCGGGATGAAGAGATGCAATTCACGCAGGCCCACATTCCCCTCCACATTTACATTACGGGAGCGGCGGCCCCTACCAAGGCCGATGCCCCCGTTGAGGTGGACATTGCCAACCTCCACCCCCAGATGGGATTCGACGGCACAGCTTCCAGTTCGCTTAAAAGCGTTTACCGGGCCCAGCTCGTACACGATGCAGAAACGGGTGATTATACCTCCCGTATCAATGCCTATCGTTTTCTCAACGACAACGACGTGCAACTGACACTGTCATCCAGCGGCGGCACCGTCCGTTACAAGACCGTCAATCTGGTGGATTTCATGAACGAACATTCCATCTCGGTAGACGATAAAGACGAAGTGGAAATTGCCATACGCTTCAGATTCAACAACACTTCGGTAGATGTTACCCCTTGGGAAGAAGAAGATATCGACCCGACACAAAAATAG